The Saccharothrix variisporea genome has a segment encoding these proteins:
- a CDS encoding carbohydrate kinase family protein, protein MTIVVVGDAGLDVVARHSGPIVHGGDSRAKVTIEPGGAGANTAAWLAACGTTPTLVARVGADSAGRQVRAELTAAGVRCAFAVDTEAATCCVVVLVDDTGQRTMLPDRGANARFSPTDLDPGLLDGMRHLHLSGYVLLDASSRPAGVAALRAAREAGLTTSVDPQSAALIYDGFLDDIAGVDLLLPNTEELVALTGSTEPASAKSLLDVVGAVALTAGERGASWVDRAGVLSVPALDVECVDSTGAGDAFDAGLLAAWLGGGSREESLAGGVRAAASAVSNVGAQPVARTRA, encoded by the coding sequence GTGACGATCGTGGTCGTCGGGGACGCCGGGCTGGACGTCGTGGCCCGGCACTCCGGCCCGATCGTCCACGGCGGCGACTCGCGCGCCAAGGTCACCATCGAGCCGGGTGGCGCGGGCGCGAACACCGCCGCGTGGCTGGCGGCGTGCGGCACGACACCGACGCTGGTCGCCCGGGTGGGCGCGGACTCCGCCGGCCGACAGGTGCGCGCCGAGTTGACGGCGGCGGGCGTGCGGTGCGCGTTCGCCGTGGACACCGAGGCCGCGACCTGCTGCGTCGTGGTGCTGGTGGACGACACCGGGCAACGCACGATGCTGCCCGACCGAGGCGCGAACGCCCGCTTCTCCCCCACCGACCTCGACCCGGGCCTGCTCGATGGGATGCGGCACCTGCACCTGTCGGGTTACGTGCTGCTGGACGCGTCCTCGCGCCCGGCAGGCGTGGCGGCACTGCGGGCGGCCCGCGAGGCCGGCCTCACGACCTCGGTGGACCCGCAGTCGGCGGCGCTCATCTACGACGGCTTCCTGGACGACATCGCAGGCGTGGACCTGCTGCTGCCCAACACGGAGGAGCTGGTCGCGCTCACCGGGTCGACGGAGCCGGCGTCCGCGAAGTCCCTGCTGGACGTGGTCGGTGCGGTCGCCCTGACGGCCGGGGAGCGCGGCGCGAGCTGGGTCGACCGGGCGGGCGTGCTGTCGGTGCCGGCGCTGGACGTGGAGTGCGTGGACTCGACGGGCGCGGGGGACGCCTTCGACGCCGGGTTGTTGGCGGCGTGGCTGGGCGGAGGGTCTCGGGAGGAGTCCCTGGCGGGAGGTGTGCGGGCGGCGGCGTCGGCGGTGTCGAACGTGGGCGCCCAGCCGGTGGCGCGGACTCGGGCCTGA
- a CDS encoding pseudouridine-5'-phosphate glycosidase, with protein sequence MSTPSITDEVRTALAENRPVVALESTILSHGLPPGRNREVAARLEDVVRKAGAVPATIAVLGGVPKVGLTDAELDFVCDPANDLVKLSRRDLGAAYALGRHGATTVASTSAIASQAGVGVFATGGLGGVHRGARETWDVSADLDVLATTPILVVCSGVKSILDIAATLELLETRSVPVLGYRTDSFPAFYRRESGHTVPWRVDEPAQAAAVVAAHFGQVPGTSGVLLANPIPAEFEMDLDLHDRLLREGLEKTRDVHGKDVTPALLEHFHTASGGVSLDANEALVLSNAALAAEVAVELAK encoded by the coding sequence GTGAGTACGCCGAGCATCACCGACGAGGTCCGCACCGCCCTGGCCGAGAACCGGCCCGTGGTCGCCCTGGAATCCACCATCCTGTCCCACGGCCTGCCGCCCGGCCGCAACCGCGAGGTCGCCGCACGCCTGGAGGACGTCGTGCGGAAGGCGGGCGCGGTGCCCGCCACGATCGCGGTCCTGGGCGGGGTGCCGAAGGTCGGGTTGACCGACGCGGAGCTGGACTTCGTCTGCGACCCGGCCAACGACCTGGTCAAGCTGTCGCGGCGGGACCTGGGCGCGGCCTACGCGCTGGGCCGGCACGGCGCGACCACCGTGGCCTCCACCTCCGCGATCGCGAGCCAGGCCGGGGTGGGGGTGTTCGCCACCGGCGGGCTGGGCGGCGTGCACCGGGGCGCGCGGGAGACGTGGGACGTGTCCGCCGACCTCGACGTGCTGGCGACCACGCCGATCCTGGTCGTGTGCTCGGGCGTGAAGTCGATCCTGGACATCGCGGCCACGCTGGAGCTGCTGGAGACCCGGTCGGTGCCCGTGCTGGGTTACCGGACCGACTCCTTCCCCGCCTTCTACCGACGCGAGTCCGGTCACACCGTGCCCTGGCGGGTGGACGAGCCGGCGCAGGCGGCGGCCGTCGTCGCGGCGCACTTCGGGCAGGTCCCCGGCACGTCCGGCGTGCTGCTGGCCAACCCCATCCCGGCCGAGTTCGAGATGGACCTCGACCTGCACGACCGGCTGCTGCGCGAGGGCCTGGAGAAGACCCGGGACGTGCACGGCAAGGACGTCACCCCTGCCCTGCTGGAGCACTTCCACACCGCCAGCGGCGGGGTGAGCCTGGACGCCAACGAGGCCCTGGTGCTGTCCAACGCGGCCCTGGCCGCGGAGGTCGCGGTGGAGCTGGCGAAGTGA